From one Desmodus rotundus isolate HL8 chromosome X, HLdesRot8A.1, whole genome shotgun sequence genomic stretch:
- the ARMCX5 gene encoding armadillo repeat-containing X-linked protein 5 produces MAMAREVNKMEAKTKTRVMAETKAKPLAEPGVVPQNNSKAMPTSRTSAVIKYEVDGDDGGEANIRFFSKDYDKANAGSKPQKRREVSSKFRAGDSAGIIMESNDDDEENICSWFWTGDEPSLGCWFWPEEETPYQVDKPPPKIQEKSKPTPKPELTIKQKVAAWSRARYSVLVPIEGGERSLPPEGNWTLVETLIETPLGIRPLTKIPPYNGPYFQTLAEIKEQIKYREKYGPNPKACRCKSRVFTLEPKEFDKLVALLKLTRDPFIHEIAKMIMGISRAYPFTQDIVHDVGITVMIENLVTNPNIKDHPRAKVDDNSESSEELKTEESYIHQVCKDIISYPLNSHVQLAGLKLLEHLSVKFENHHMIASYIPDFLTLLNKGSVKTKFYVLRVFLRLSKNQANTRELISAKVLSSLVAPFNKNESKANILNIIGIFENINFQFKKKVKLFTKEEFTKSELISIFQEAKEFGQKLQDLAEHSDPEVRDKVIRLILKL; encoded by the coding sequence ATGGCTATGGCAAGGGAAGTGAACAAGATGGAAGCCAAGACTAAGACTAGAGTCATGGCTGAAACTAAGGCAAAACCCCTGGCAGAACCTGGTGTAGTGCCCCAAAACAACTCGAAGGCCATGCCAACATCTAGGACCAGTGCTGTGATCAAGTATGAAGTCGATGGCGATGATGGAGGGGAAGCCAATATCAGGTTCTTTTCTAAAGATTACGATAAGGCTAATGCTGGATCCAAACCCCAGAAAAGGAGAGAGGTCAGCAGCAAGTTCAGAGCTGGGGACAGCGCTGGTATTATAATGGAGTCCAATGATGACGATGAAGAAAATATCTGCTCTTGGTTCTGGACTGGAGATGAACCTAGTTTAGGATGCTGGTTCTGGCCTGAAGAAGAGACACCTTATCAAGTTGATAAGCCTCCACCTAAGATCCAGGAAAAGTCTAAGCCCACACCCAAACCAGAACTTACTATAAAGCAAAAAGTGGCAGCATGGTCCAGGGCCAGGTATAGTGTCCTAGTCCCAATAGAGGGAGGGGAGCGATCCTTACCTCCAGAAGGGAATTGGACTTTGGTTGAGACCTTGATTGAAACTCCTTTGGGGATTCGGCCTCTGACCAAGATTCCACCTTATAACGGACCTTACTTTCAGACCTTAGCTGAGATCAAAGAACAGATTAAGTATAGGGAAAAGTATGGTCCCAATCCAAAAGCCTGCCGCTGCAAATCACGTGTCTTCACTTTAGAGCCTAAAGAGTTTGATAAACTCGTTGCTCTACTTAAGTTAACTAGGGATCCTTTCATTCATGAAATAGCAAAGATGATAATGGGCATCAGTCGTGCTTACCCATTTACCCAAGATATAGTTCATGATGTAGGTATTACTGTTATGATTGAAAACTTGGTCACTAATCCCAATATTAAAGACCACCCTAGAGCTAAGGTAGATGACAATTCTGAGTCTTCTGAAGAACTAAAAACAGAAGAGTCATACATACATCAAGTTTGTAAGGACATAATCTCTTATCCTTTGAACTCCCATGTGCAACTTGCTGGACTAAAATTGTTGGAGCATTTGAGTGTGAAATTTGAGAATCACCATATGATCGCCAGTTACATTCCAGATTTCCTCACCTTGTTAAACAAGGGGAGTGTCAAAACCAAGTTTTATGTTTTAAGAGTGTTTTTGCGCTTGTCTAAAAATCAAGCTAACACAAGAGAACTGATCAGTGCGAAAGTACTGTCATCATTGGTTGCACCCTTTAACAAAAATGAGTCAAAGGCCAATATTCTTAATATCATTGGAATTTTTGAGAATATAAATTTCCAATTCAAAAAGAAGGTGAAGCTATTTACCAAGGAAGAGTTCACTAAATCTGAACTTATTTCCATATTCCAGGAAGCAAAAGAGTTTGGTCAGAAACTCCAAGACTTAGCAGAGCACAGTGATCCTGAGGTGAGAGATAAAGTTATACGATTAATACTCAAACTCTGA